In Geminocystis sp. NIES-3708, a single window of DNA contains:
- a CDS encoding lysozyme inhibitor LprI family protein — translation MIANLKVDSYKKSDYLLKLMSMTLFVIAFLMIYPINHSFAQSVTPENRDWNSFIETEQTNFGMKIKADEAINILNNRMDEIITQMNLSLDSEAQELLEKSQLAWNDYSAANSKFLADTFRGGTHFGLAYSYNMIDEQIKRIKQLLEMNKYRNNI, via the coding sequence ATGATTGCAAATCTAAAAGTTGATAGTTATAAAAAAAGTGACTATTTATTAAAGTTAATGTCCATGACTTTATTTGTGATAGCTTTCTTGATGATATATCCTATTAACCATTCTTTCGCCCAATCCGTCACCCCAGAAAATAGAGATTGGAATAGTTTTATTGAAACTGAGCAAACTAACTTCGGGATGAAAATAAAAGCCGATGAAGCTATCAATATCTTAAATAATAGAATGGATGAAATAATAACACAGATGAATTTATCTTTAGATAGTGAAGCCCAAGAATTATTGGAAAAATCACAATTGGCATGGAATGATTATAGTGCGGCAAACAGCAAATTTTTAGCAGACACTTTTCGAGGTGGAACTCATTTTGGATTAGCTTATAGTTATAACATGATAGACGAGCAAATAAAAAGAATTAAACAGTTACTGGAAATGAAT
- a CDS encoding NAD-dependent epimerase/dehydratase family protein, producing the protein MKTLVIGGDGYCGWATALHLSNKGYEVAILDSLARRHWDDKLGSQTLTPIASIQKRIQRWYELTGKKIELFIGDITNYDFLVKAFRKFEPESIVHFGEQRSAPYSMIDREHAVFTQVNNVVGTLNILYAMKEEFPDSHLVKLGTMGEYGTPNIDIEEGYIEIEHNGRKDILPYPKQPGSFYHLSKVHDSHNIHFACKVWGIRATDLNQGIVYGVLTEETGMDELLINRLDYDGVFGTALNRFCIQAAIGHPLTVYGSGGQTRALLDIRDTVRCMELAIANPAEAGKFRVFNQFTELFSINDLAHMVQKAGETIGLKVEVNNLENPRVELEEHYFNAKNTKLLDLGLQPHYLSDSLLDSLLNFATKYQNRVDLEQVLPKVSWRR; encoded by the coding sequence ATGAAAACATTAGTAATAGGTGGAGATGGTTATTGCGGTTGGGCAACTGCATTACATCTTTCAAATAAAGGTTATGAAGTAGCTATTCTCGACAGTTTAGCCCGTCGTCACTGGGATGACAAATTAGGTTCACAAACTTTAACCCCCATTGCTTCTATTCAAAAACGTATTCAGCGTTGGTATGAGTTAACTGGAAAAAAAATTGAATTATTTATTGGTGATATTACTAATTACGATTTTTTAGTCAAGGCATTTCGTAAATTTGAGCCTGAATCTATTGTACATTTTGGAGAACAACGCAGTGCACCTTATTCTATGATTGATAGAGAACACGCTGTATTTACTCAAGTAAATAATGTTGTCGGGACATTAAATATTCTCTATGCTATGAAAGAAGAATTTCCTGATTCTCACCTCGTCAAATTAGGCACAATGGGAGAATATGGCACTCCCAATATTGATATTGAAGAAGGTTATATCGAAATTGAGCATAACGGGCGTAAGGATATTTTACCCTACCCTAAACAACCCGGTAGCTTTTATCATTTAAGTAAAGTTCATGACAGTCATAATATTCATTTTGCTTGTAAAGTTTGGGGTATTCGTGCCACTGACTTAAACCAAGGTATTGTTTATGGTGTTTTAACTGAAGAGACTGGCATGGATGAGTTACTAATAAACCGCCTTGATTATGATGGTGTTTTTGGCACTGCATTGAATCGTTTTTGTATTCAAGCTGCAATTGGTCATCCTCTAACAGTTTATGGAAGTGGTGGTCAAACTCGTGCTTTACTAGATATTCGAGATACTGTACGCTGTATGGAACTTGCCATCGCTAATCCAGCAGAAGCAGGAAAATTCAGAGTATTTAACCAGTTTACCGAGTTATTTAGTATCAATGATTTAGCTCATATGGTACAAAAAGCTGGAGAAACCATCGGCTTAAAAGTAGAAGTTAATAACCTTGAAAATCCCCGTGTTGAGTTAGAAGAACACTACTTTAACGCTAAAAATACCAAATTATTGGATTTAGGATTGCAACCTCATTATTTATCTGATTCTCTCCTTGATTCTTTACTTAACTTTGCCACTAAATATCAAAATCGAGTTGATTTAGAGCAAGTATTGCCAAAAGTTTCTTGGCGAAGATAA
- a CDS encoding DNA phosphorothioation system restriction enzyme gives MNINWNALIVNYQQRNNYKLAEKKRNYNYKNILNYVPIFPDDLILRDYQKEAVLNWLKNHGRGTLKMATGSGKTITALAITTELYQQINLQILLVICPFRHLVLQWEEETKKFNLEPILAFESINNWQSELSRQLYRIQNNQQKFLTIITTNSTFMSDGFQSQILFFPEKTLIVGDEAHNLGSPRLLSSLPATIGLRLALSATPERYFDDDGTDFLINYFGKVLPPEFTLANAIKKQALVKYNYHPILVQLTDIEVLHYAKLTKKIGWELSKNNNLENNHNLKALLIRRSRLIATASNKLVALKKLMSARLNMKATLFYCGDGYINKNERQLEAVTRILGKELNYRVNTYTSETSLEDREKIKKQLISGELQGLVAIRCLDEGIDIPMIENAVILASSSNPRQFIQRRGRILRPHDGKKEATLFDMIVIPPVLERDIWEIERSLLKKELKRFMEFASLANNAEEAIEILAILQTEFSIEKS, from the coding sequence ATGAATATTAATTGGAATGCTTTAATTGTAAATTATCAGCAGAGAAATAATTATAAATTAGCAGAAAAAAAAAGAAATTATAATTATAAAAATATATTAAATTATGTGCCTATTTTTCCCGATGATTTAATTTTAAGAGATTATCAAAAAGAAGCAGTTTTAAATTGGTTGAAAAATCATGGTAGAGGCACATTAAAAATGGCAACAGGTAGTGGAAAAACTATCACAGCTTTAGCTATTACCACAGAATTATATCAGCAGATAAATTTACAAATTTTGTTAGTAATTTGTCCTTTTCGTCATCTGGTTTTACAGTGGGAAGAAGAAACAAAAAAATTTAATTTAGAACCGATTTTAGCTTTTGAAAGTATTAATAATTGGCAAAGTGAGCTTTCAAGACAACTTTATCGTATTCAAAATAATCAACAAAAATTTTTAACGATAATTACTACTAATTCTACTTTTATGAGTGATGGTTTTCAATCTCAGATATTATTTTTTCCTGAAAAAACTTTAATAGTTGGTGATGAAGCTCATAATTTAGGATCACCTCGTTTATTATCTTCTTTACCAGCTACAATTGGTTTAAGATTAGCATTATCAGCAACTCCTGAAAGATATTTTGATGATGATGGTACAGACTTTTTAATTAATTATTTTGGGAAGGTTTTACCTCCAGAATTTACTTTAGCAAATGCCATCAAAAAACAAGCTTTAGTTAAATATAATTATCATCCAATTTTAGTACAATTAACAGATATTGAGGTATTACATTATGCTAAATTAACTAAAAAAATTGGTTGGGAATTATCAAAAAATAATAATCTTGAAAATAATCATAATCTTAAAGCATTATTAATCAGAAGATCACGTTTAATTGCTACGGCTAGTAATAAATTAGTTGCCTTGAAAAAATTAATGTCAGCTAGATTAAATATGAAGGCTACTTTATTTTATTGCGGAGATGGTTATATAAATAAAAATGAGCGTCAATTGGAAGCAGTAACAAGAATTTTAGGTAAAGAATTAAATTATCGAGTCAATACCTATACATCAGAAACATCTTTAGAAGATCGAGAAAAAATAAAAAAACAGCTGATATCAGGAGAATTACAGGGATTAGTGGCAATTCGTTGTTTAGATGAAGGTATCGACATTCCGATGATTGAAAATGCGGTAATTTTGGCAAGTAGTAGTAATCCTCGACAATTTATTCAACGACGAGGAAGAATTTTGCGCCCCCATGACGGGAAAAAAGAGGCAACTTTATTTGATATGATTGTAATACCGCCAGTGTTAGAACGAGATATTTGGGAAATTGAGCGTAGTTTATTGAAAAAAGAGTTAAAAAGATTTATGGAGTTTGCTAGTTTAGCAAATAATGCAGAAGAAGCCATAGAAATTCTAGCAATTTTACAAACAGAATTTAGTATAGAGAAGAGTTAG